A region of Paramormyrops kingsleyae isolate MSU_618 chromosome 17, PKINGS_0.4, whole genome shotgun sequence DNA encodes the following proteins:
- the LOC111833900 gene encoding solute carrier family 35 member F2 isoform X3 → MTPEEPGPTDAENGDGERDVLGNRCWIQKLREVFTWRLLKTTAMGQMLSAMICGSAICSQYLATDFHVNAPMLQNFIYYVLLFLTYSTILACRKAQSEAPAFQLLDCFVIPVLMVLSWFILKTRYRAMHYVAVVICLLGVGAMVGADVLSGRDQGSSSDILLGDGLVLVSAVMYAVTNLGQEYSVRQGSLLDFPGMMGLLGTLISGIQCAALEQKDIAAIRWNWKIGLLFAAYALCLFLLYSLMPLVIMLTSATTVNLSLLTSDIFSFFFGVFLFHYTFSGLYMVSFVAILVGFVMFNATTLASTAPVSPAKRDEVQGVIDGAVPCPEVKDGPDGQVLSQDQAGAAEQEVMRSTKI, encoded by the exons ATGACACCAGAGGAGCCAGGGCCCACCGACGCAGAAAACGGGGACGGTGAAAGGGATGTCCTGGGTAACAGATGCTGGATCCAGAAGCTGAGGGAGGTTTTCACATG GCGTCTGCTGAAGACCACAGCCATGGGTCAGATGCTGTCTGCTATGATCTGTGGCTCAGCCATCTGCTCTCAGTACCTGGCCACGGACTTCCATGTTAACGCGCCTATGCTTCAGAACTTCATATATTACGTGCTGCTGTTTTTGACCTActccacaattttggcctgcCGCAAAG CTCAGTCTGAAGCCCCTGCCTTCCAGCTGCTGGACTGCTTTGTGATCCCAGTGCTGATGGTGCTGTCCTGGTTCATCCTGAAGACCCGATACCGGGCAATGCATTATGTGGCCGTGGTGATCTGCTTGCTGGGGGTTGGGGCCATGGTGGGGGCCGACGTGTTGTCTGGACGAGACCAAGGCTCCT CCAGTGACATCTTGCTGGGAGATGGGTTGGTACTGGTCAGCGCCGTCATGTATGCTGTCACCAACCTGGGCCAGGAGTATTCAGTCAGGCAGGGGAGCCTCCTGGACTTTCCGGGCATGATGGGGCTGCTCGGGACTCTGATCAGCGGGATTCAGTG TGCTGCCCTGGAGCAGAAAGACATCGCTGCAATCAGGTGGAACTGGAAGATTG GCCTGCTCTTTGCCGCCTATGCCCTCTGCCTGTTTTTGCTCTACAGCTTGATGCCTTTGGTCATTATGTTGACGAGCGCCACTACGGTCAACCTCTCTCTGCTGACCTCCGACATCTTCAGCTTCTTCTTTGGGGTCTTCCTGTTCCACTACACC TTCTCAGGCCTGTACATGGTCTCCTTCGTGGCGATTCTCGTGGGCTTCGTGATGTTCAATGCCACCACCCTGGCCTCCACGGCCCCGGTGTCACCAGCAAAGCGTGACGAGGTCCAGGGCGTCATAGACGGGGCCGTGCCATGCCCGGAGGTCAAGGATGGACCGGACGGCCAGGTCCTGTCTCAAGATCAGGCCGGAGCAGCAGAGCAGGAAGTGATGCGGAGCACTAAGATATAG
- the LOC111833900 gene encoding solute carrier family 35 member F2 isoform X4, with protein sequence MTPEEPGPTDAENGDGERDVLGNRCWIQKLREVFTWRLLKTTAMGQMLSAMICGSAICSQYLATDFHVNAPMLQNFIYYVLLFLTYSTILACRKAPAFQLLDCFVIPVLMVLSWFILKTRYRAMHYVAVVICLLGVGAMVGADVLSGRDQGSSSDILLGDGLVLVSAVMYAVTNLGQEYSVRQGSLLDFPGMMGLLGTLISGIQCAALEQKDIAAIRWNWKIGLLFAAYALCLFLLYSLMPLVIMLTSATTVNLSLLTSDIFSFFFGVFLFHYTFSGLYMVSFVAILVGFVMFNATTLASTAPVSPAKRDEVQGVIDGAVPCPEVKDGPDGQVLSQDQAGAAEQEVMRSTKI encoded by the exons ATGACACCAGAGGAGCCAGGGCCCACCGACGCAGAAAACGGGGACGGTGAAAGGGATGTCCTGGGTAACAGATGCTGGATCCAGAAGCTGAGGGAGGTTTTCACATG GCGTCTGCTGAAGACCACAGCCATGGGTCAGATGCTGTCTGCTATGATCTGTGGCTCAGCCATCTGCTCTCAGTACCTGGCCACGGACTTCCATGTTAACGCGCCTATGCTTCAGAACTTCATATATTACGTGCTGCTGTTTTTGACCTActccacaattttggcctgcCGCAAAG CCCCTGCCTTCCAGCTGCTGGACTGCTTTGTGATCCCAGTGCTGATGGTGCTGTCCTGGTTCATCCTGAAGACCCGATACCGGGCAATGCATTATGTGGCCGTGGTGATCTGCTTGCTGGGGGTTGGGGCCATGGTGGGGGCCGACGTGTTGTCTGGACGAGACCAAGGCTCCT CCAGTGACATCTTGCTGGGAGATGGGTTGGTACTGGTCAGCGCCGTCATGTATGCTGTCACCAACCTGGGCCAGGAGTATTCAGTCAGGCAGGGGAGCCTCCTGGACTTTCCGGGCATGATGGGGCTGCTCGGGACTCTGATCAGCGGGATTCAGTG TGCTGCCCTGGAGCAGAAAGACATCGCTGCAATCAGGTGGAACTGGAAGATTG GCCTGCTCTTTGCCGCCTATGCCCTCTGCCTGTTTTTGCTCTACAGCTTGATGCCTTTGGTCATTATGTTGACGAGCGCCACTACGGTCAACCTCTCTCTGCTGACCTCCGACATCTTCAGCTTCTTCTTTGGGGTCTTCCTGTTCCACTACACC TTCTCAGGCCTGTACATGGTCTCCTTCGTGGCGATTCTCGTGGGCTTCGTGATGTTCAATGCCACCACCCTGGCCTCCACGGCCCCGGTGTCACCAGCAAAGCGTGACGAGGTCCAGGGCGTCATAGACGGGGCCGTGCCATGCCCGGAGGTCAAGGATGGACCGGACGGCCAGGTCCTGTCTCAAGATCAGGCCGGAGCAGCAGAGCAGGAAGTGATGCGGAGCACTAAGATATAG
- the LOC111833900 gene encoding solute carrier family 35 member F2 isoform X5, whose protein sequence is MTPEEPGPTDAENGDGERDVLGNRCWIQKLREVFTWRLLKTTAMGQMLSAMICGSAICSQYLATDFHVNAPMLQNFIYYVLLFLTYSTILACRKVLMVLSWFILKTRYRAMHYVAVVICLLGVGAMVGADVLSGRDQGSSSDILLGDGLVLVSAVMYAVTNLGQEYSVRQGSLLDFPGMMGLLGTLISGIQCAALEQKDIAAIRWNWKIGLLFAAYALCLFLLYSLMPLVIMLTSATTVNLSLLTSDIFSFFFGVFLFHYTFSGLYMVSFVAILVGFVMFNATTLASTAPVSPAKRDEVQGVIDGAVPCPEVKDGPDGQVLSQDQAGAAEQEVMRSTKI, encoded by the exons ATGACACCAGAGGAGCCAGGGCCCACCGACGCAGAAAACGGGGACGGTGAAAGGGATGTCCTGGGTAACAGATGCTGGATCCAGAAGCTGAGGGAGGTTTTCACATG GCGTCTGCTGAAGACCACAGCCATGGGTCAGATGCTGTCTGCTATGATCTGTGGCTCAGCCATCTGCTCTCAGTACCTGGCCACGGACTTCCATGTTAACGCGCCTATGCTTCAGAACTTCATATATTACGTGCTGCTGTTTTTGACCTActccacaattttggcctgcCGCAAAG TGCTGATGGTGCTGTCCTGGTTCATCCTGAAGACCCGATACCGGGCAATGCATTATGTGGCCGTGGTGATCTGCTTGCTGGGGGTTGGGGCCATGGTGGGGGCCGACGTGTTGTCTGGACGAGACCAAGGCTCCT CCAGTGACATCTTGCTGGGAGATGGGTTGGTACTGGTCAGCGCCGTCATGTATGCTGTCACCAACCTGGGCCAGGAGTATTCAGTCAGGCAGGGGAGCCTCCTGGACTTTCCGGGCATGATGGGGCTGCTCGGGACTCTGATCAGCGGGATTCAGTG TGCTGCCCTGGAGCAGAAAGACATCGCTGCAATCAGGTGGAACTGGAAGATTG GCCTGCTCTTTGCCGCCTATGCCCTCTGCCTGTTTTTGCTCTACAGCTTGATGCCTTTGGTCATTATGTTGACGAGCGCCACTACGGTCAACCTCTCTCTGCTGACCTCCGACATCTTCAGCTTCTTCTTTGGGGTCTTCCTGTTCCACTACACC TTCTCAGGCCTGTACATGGTCTCCTTCGTGGCGATTCTCGTGGGCTTCGTGATGTTCAATGCCACCACCCTGGCCTCCACGGCCCCGGTGTCACCAGCAAAGCGTGACGAGGTCCAGGGCGTCATAGACGGGGCCGTGCCATGCCCGGAGGTCAAGGATGGACCGGACGGCCAGGTCCTGTCTCAAGATCAGGCCGGAGCAGCAGAGCAGGAAGTGATGCGGAGCACTAAGATATAG
- the LOC111833900 gene encoding solute carrier family 35 member F2 isoform X2: MTPEEPGPTDAENGDGERDVLGNRCWIQKLREVFTWRLLKTTAMGQMLSAMICGSAICSQYLATDFHVNAPMLQNFIYYVLLFLTYSTILACRKGNRNILQILKTGWWRYGLIALADVEANYMLVKAYQYTTLTSIQLLDCFVIPVLMVLSWFILKTRYRAMHYVAVVICLLGVGAMVGADVLSGRDQGSSSDILLGDGLVLVSAVMYAVTNLGQEYSVRQGSLLDFPGMMGLLGTLISGIQCAALEQKDIAAIRWNWKIGLLFAAYALCLFLLYSLMPLVIMLTSATTVNLSLLTSDIFSFFFGVFLFHYTFSGLYMVSFVAILVGFVMFNATTLASTAPVSPAKRDEVQGVIDGAVPCPEVKDGPDGQVLSQDQAGAAEQEVMRSTKI; this comes from the exons ATGACACCAGAGGAGCCAGGGCCCACCGACGCAGAAAACGGGGACGGTGAAAGGGATGTCCTGGGTAACAGATGCTGGATCCAGAAGCTGAGGGAGGTTTTCACATG GCGTCTGCTGAAGACCACAGCCATGGGTCAGATGCTGTCTGCTATGATCTGTGGCTCAGCCATCTGCTCTCAGTACCTGGCCACGGACTTCCATGTTAACGCGCCTATGCTTCAGAACTTCATATATTACGTGCTGCTGTTTTTGACCTActccacaattttggcctgcCGCAAAG GCAACAGAAATATTTTGCAGATTTTGAAGACAGGTTGGTGGAGATATGGGCTTATAGCTCTGGCAGATGTTGAGGCTAATTACATGTTAGTGAAGGCCTACCAGTATACGACGTTGACCAGTATCCAG CTGCTGGACTGCTTTGTGATCCCAGTGCTGATGGTGCTGTCCTGGTTCATCCTGAAGACCCGATACCGGGCAATGCATTATGTGGCCGTGGTGATCTGCTTGCTGGGGGTTGGGGCCATGGTGGGGGCCGACGTGTTGTCTGGACGAGACCAAGGCTCCT CCAGTGACATCTTGCTGGGAGATGGGTTGGTACTGGTCAGCGCCGTCATGTATGCTGTCACCAACCTGGGCCAGGAGTATTCAGTCAGGCAGGGGAGCCTCCTGGACTTTCCGGGCATGATGGGGCTGCTCGGGACTCTGATCAGCGGGATTCAGTG TGCTGCCCTGGAGCAGAAAGACATCGCTGCAATCAGGTGGAACTGGAAGATTG GCCTGCTCTTTGCCGCCTATGCCCTCTGCCTGTTTTTGCTCTACAGCTTGATGCCTTTGGTCATTATGTTGACGAGCGCCACTACGGTCAACCTCTCTCTGCTGACCTCCGACATCTTCAGCTTCTTCTTTGGGGTCTTCCTGTTCCACTACACC TTCTCAGGCCTGTACATGGTCTCCTTCGTGGCGATTCTCGTGGGCTTCGTGATGTTCAATGCCACCACCCTGGCCTCCACGGCCCCGGTGTCACCAGCAAAGCGTGACGAGGTCCAGGGCGTCATAGACGGGGCCGTGCCATGCCCGGAGGTCAAGGATGGACCGGACGGCCAGGTCCTGTCTCAAGATCAGGCCGGAGCAGCAGAGCAGGAAGTGATGCGGAGCACTAAGATATAG
- the LOC111833899 gene encoding cullin-5, with the protein MATSHLLKNKGSLQFEDKWDLMRPIVLKLLRQECVSKQQWFDLFSDVHAVCLWDDKGPAKIHQALKEDILDFIKQAQARVLSHQDDTALLKAYIVEWRKFFTQCDILPKPFCQLEITLMGKQGSNKKSTVEDSIVRKLMLDTWNESIFSNIKSRLQDSAMKLVHAERLGEAFDSQLVIGVRESYVNLCSNPEDKLQIYRDNFEKAYLDSTERFYRAQAPSYLQQNGVQNYMKYADAKLREEEKRALRYLETRRECNSVQALMECCVNALVTSFKETILAECPGMIKRNETEKLHLMFSLMDKVPSGIEPMLKDLEEHIINAGLADMVAAAETITTDSEKYVEQLLTLFNRFSKLVKEAFQDDPRFLTARDKAYKAVVNDATIFKLELPLKQKGVGLKTQPESKCPELLANYCDMLLRKTPLSKKLTSEEIELKLKEVLLVLKYVQNKDVFMRYHKAHLTRRLILDISADSEIEENMVEWLREVGMPADYVNKLARMFQDIKVSEDLNQVFKEMHKHNKLALPADSVNIKILNAGAWSRSSEKVFVSLPTELEDLIPEVEEFYKKNHSGRKLHWHHLMSNGIITFKNEVGQYDLEVTTFQLAVLFAWNQRPREKISFENLKLATELPDAELRRTLWSLVAFPKLKRQVLSYEPQVSSPKDFTEGTLFYVNQEFSLIKNSKVQKRGKINLIGRLQLTTERMREEENEGIVQLRILRTQEAIIQIMKMRKKITNAQLQTELVEILKNMFLPQKKMIKEQIEWLIEHKYIKRDETDINTFIYMA; encoded by the exons ATGGCGACGTCTCATTTGCTGAAG AACAAAGGCTCCCTCCAGTTTGAGGACAAATGGGATTTGATGCGGCCCATCGTTCTGAAACTCCTTCGTCAGGAGTGCGTATCCAAGCAGCAGTGGTTCGACCTCTTCTC AGACGTCCACGCGGTATGCCTCTGGGATGACAAAGGACCAGCAAAGATTCACCAGGCTCTGAAAGAGGACATCTTAGATTTTATCAAGCAAGCTCAGGCG CGAGTGCTCAGTCACCAGGATGACACAGCGCTGCTCAAGGCCTACATTGTGGAATGGCGCAAGTTCTTCACGCAGTGCGACATCCTGCCAAAGCCTTTTTGCCAGCTGGAGATCACTCTGATGGGCAAGCAGGGCAGCAACAAGAAGTCCACAGTGGAGGACAGCATCGTCAGGAAG CTCATGCTGGACACGTGGAATGAGTCCATCTTCTCGAACATCAAGAGCCGTCTACAGGACAGTGCTATGAAGCTGGTGCACGCAGAACGGTTGGGAGAGGCCTTCGACTCCCAGTTGGTCATCGGCGTCCGCGAGTCCTACG TAAACCTGTGCTCCAACCCAGAGGACAAGCTGCAGATCTACAGGGACAACTTTGAGAAGGCCTACCTAGATTCCACAGAGCGCTTCTACAGAGCACAGGCCCCCTCATACCTTCAGCAGAACGGCGTGCAGAATTACATGAAatat GCAGACGCTAAGCTGAGGGAGGAGGAAAAGCGAGCCCTTCGTTACCTGGAGACGAGGCGTGAATGTAACTCTGTGCAGGCG CTCATGGAGTGCTGTGTCAACGCGCTGGTGACGTCTTTTAAGGAGACCATTTTGGCGGAATGTCCAGGCATGATCAAACGAAATGAGACAGAGA AGCTCCACCTCATGTTCTCGCTCATGGACAAGGTGCCCAGTGGCATCGAACCCATGCTGAAAGATCTGGAGGAGCACATCATCAACGCGGGGCTGGCGGACATGGTGGCGGCCGCGGAGACCATCACGACC gactCGGAGAAGTACGTGGAACAGCTCCTCACGCTCTTCAATCGCTTCAGTAAACTTGTAAAGGAGGCCTTTCAGGACGACCCGCGATTCCTGACGGCCAGAGACAAG GCCTATAAAGCTGTTGTGAACGATGCTACGATATTCAAACTGGAGCTTCCCCTCAAACAGAAGGG ggTGGGTCTGAAAACCCAGCCAGAGTCGAAATGCCCGGAGCTGCTGGCTAACTACTGTGACATGCTACTGAGGAAGACACCACTTAGCAAGAAGCTCACGTCCGAAGAGATAGAGCTGAAGCTGAAGGAGGTG CTCCTAGTTCTGAAGTATGTCCAGAACAAGGATGTGTTCATGCGATACCACAAGGCCCACCTCACACGACGGCTGATACTGGACATCTCGGCCGACAGCGAGATCGAGGAGAACATGGTGGAGTGGCTCAGG GAAGTTGGCATGCCTGCCGATTACGTGAACAAACTGGCCAGGATGTTCCAGGACATCAAAGTATCAGAGGACCTCAACCAGGTCTTCAAGGAGatgcacaaacacaacaaactGGCGTTACCAG CTGACTCAGTCAACATAAAGATCCTGAACGCCGGGGCCTGGTCGCGCAGCTCTGAGAAGGTGTTTGTCTCGCTGCCCACGGAGCTGGAGGACTTGATCCCTGAGGTGGAGGAGTTTTACAAGAAGAACCACAGCGGCCGGAAACTGCACTGGCACCACCTCATGTCTAACGGCATC ATCACCTTCAAGAACGAAGTGGGGCAGTACGACCTAGAGGTCACGACCTTCCAGCTGGCCGTGCTGTTTGCCTGGAACCAAAGACCCAGGGAGAAGATTAGTTTTGAGAACCTGAAGCTGGCCACAGAGCTGCCAGATGCAGAACTGAGGAGGACACTCTGG TCTCTCGTGGCCTTCCCCAAGCTCAAGCGGCAGGTTCTGTCATACGAGCCTCAGGTCAGCTCCCCCAAGGACTTCACAGAGGGCACTCTCTTCTATGTCAACCAGGAGTTTTCTCTGAT TAAAAACTCAAAAGTCCAGAAGAGGGGGAAGATCAACCTGATTGGCCGGCTGCAGCTCACCACGGAGCGAATGCGGGAGGAGGAGAATGAGGGCATCGTCCAGCTGCGGATATTGAGGACACAG GAGGCCATCATCCAGATCATGAAGATGCGCAAGAAGATCACCAACGCCCAGCTCCAGACAGAACTTGTTGAAATCCTGAAGAACATGTTCTTGCCACAGAAGAAGATGATCAAAGAACAGATCGAGTGGCTGATCGAGCACAAGTACATAAAGAGGGACGAGACGGACATCAACACCTTCATCTACATGGCGTAG
- the LOC111833900 gene encoding solute carrier family 35 member F2 isoform X1, with the protein MTPEEPGPTDAENGDGERDVLGNRCWIQKLREVFTWRLLKTTAMGQMLSAMICGSAICSQYLATDFHVNAPMLQNFIYYVLLFLTYSTILACRKGNRNILQILKTGWWRYGLIALADVEANYMLVKAYQYTTLTSIQVRAHHLFYWEAHSEHSPIAQSEAPAFQLLDCFVIPVLMVLSWFILKTRYRAMHYVAVVICLLGVGAMVGADVLSGRDQGSSSDILLGDGLVLVSAVMYAVTNLGQEYSVRQGSLLDFPGMMGLLGTLISGIQCAALEQKDIAAIRWNWKIGLLFAAYALCLFLLYSLMPLVIMLTSATTVNLSLLTSDIFSFFFGVFLFHYTFSGLYMVSFVAILVGFVMFNATTLASTAPVSPAKRDEVQGVIDGAVPCPEVKDGPDGQVLSQDQAGAAEQEVMRSTKI; encoded by the exons ATGACACCAGAGGAGCCAGGGCCCACCGACGCAGAAAACGGGGACGGTGAAAGGGATGTCCTGGGTAACAGATGCTGGATCCAGAAGCTGAGGGAGGTTTTCACATG GCGTCTGCTGAAGACCACAGCCATGGGTCAGATGCTGTCTGCTATGATCTGTGGCTCAGCCATCTGCTCTCAGTACCTGGCCACGGACTTCCATGTTAACGCGCCTATGCTTCAGAACTTCATATATTACGTGCTGCTGTTTTTGACCTActccacaattttggcctgcCGCAAAG GCAACAGAAATATTTTGCAGATTTTGAAGACAGGTTGGTGGAGATATGGGCTTATAGCTCTGGCAGATGTTGAGGCTAATTACATGTTAGTGAAGGCCTACCAGTATACGACGTTGACCAGTATCCAGGTGAGAGCCCATCATTTGTTTTACTGGGAGGCCCACAGTGAACATTCCCCCATAGCTCAGTCTGAAGCCCCTGCCTTCCAGCTGCTGGACTGCTTTGTGATCCCAGTGCTGATGGTGCTGTCCTGGTTCATCCTGAAGACCCGATACCGGGCAATGCATTATGTGGCCGTGGTGATCTGCTTGCTGGGGGTTGGGGCCATGGTGGGGGCCGACGTGTTGTCTGGACGAGACCAAGGCTCCT CCAGTGACATCTTGCTGGGAGATGGGTTGGTACTGGTCAGCGCCGTCATGTATGCTGTCACCAACCTGGGCCAGGAGTATTCAGTCAGGCAGGGGAGCCTCCTGGACTTTCCGGGCATGATGGGGCTGCTCGGGACTCTGATCAGCGGGATTCAGTG TGCTGCCCTGGAGCAGAAAGACATCGCTGCAATCAGGTGGAACTGGAAGATTG GCCTGCTCTTTGCCGCCTATGCCCTCTGCCTGTTTTTGCTCTACAGCTTGATGCCTTTGGTCATTATGTTGACGAGCGCCACTACGGTCAACCTCTCTCTGCTGACCTCCGACATCTTCAGCTTCTTCTTTGGGGTCTTCCTGTTCCACTACACC TTCTCAGGCCTGTACATGGTCTCCTTCGTGGCGATTCTCGTGGGCTTCGTGATGTTCAATGCCACCACCCTGGCCTCCACGGCCCCGGTGTCACCAGCAAAGCGTGACGAGGTCCAGGGCGTCATAGACGGGGCCGTGCCATGCCCGGAGGTCAAGGATGGACCGGACGGCCAGGTCCTGTCTCAAGATCAGGCCGGAGCAGCAGAGCAGGAAGTGATGCGGAGCACTAAGATATAG